In Citrus sinensis cultivar Valencia sweet orange chromosome 2, DVS_A1.0, whole genome shotgun sequence, a single genomic region encodes these proteins:
- the LOC102610736 gene encoding protein PLANT CADMIUM RESISTANCE 8 translates to MAETDRQQEKAGGEEEESLLEGMAVVNFDVLCSTVALQTQGKWRTPEGDGADVNMDGGEFGAVLRMWEGEVLDCFDDRPIALQSACCPCYRFGKNMRRAGFGYCFVQGSAYFILAIGAIMNFIAFIVTRRHCFLYLAMAFFISIGGYLGFLRAQMRKKFNILGSDSSMDDCIYHLVCPCCTLCQEARTLEMNNVQDGTWHGRGDTICIGSYSEGNRDFFKLHQPPVSTKWPERCIMQKSRDVVITLEPEKL, encoded by the exons ATGGCGGAAACGGACAGGCAGCAAGAGAAGGCGGGTGGTGAAGAGGAGGAGAGCTTGCTCGAAGGGATGGCGGTAGTAAATTTCGACGTCCTGTGTTCGACGGTGGCATTGCAAACTCAGGGGAAATGGAGGACACCGGAAGGTGACGGCGCGGACGTTAATATGGACGGAGGTGAGTTCGGCGCCGTTTTGAGGATGTGGGAAGGTGAAGTCCTTGACTGTTTCGATGACCGTCCCATCGCTCTCCAATCCGCCTG CTGTCCATGCTACCGGTTCGGGAAGAACATGAGACGGGCTGGTTTTGGTTATTGTTTTGTTCAG GGATCCGCTTATTTCATTCTGGCCATTGGTGCCATTATGAATTTCATTGCTTTCATCGTCACTAGGCGGCATTGCTTTTTGTATTTGGCTATGGCCTTCTTCATTTCTATAGGAGGGTACTTGGGATTTTTGCGAGCGCAGAtgagaaagaaatttaatattttg GGTAGTGATAGTTCTATGGATGACTGCATCTATCATCTTGTCTGCCCTTGCTGCACATTATGTCAG GAAGCTAGAACTTTGGAGATGAACAATGTTCAAGATGGCACTTGGCATGGCAGGGGTGATACGATATGCATAGGGAGCTATAGTGAAGGGAATAGAGACTTCTTTAAGCTGCACCAACCCCCCGTCTCAACGAAGTGGCCCGAACGCTGCATCATGCAAAAGAGTAGGGATGTGGTGATCACCCTTGAGCCAGAGAAGCTGTGA
- the LOC102611724 gene encoding E3 ubiquitin-protein ligase CSU1: MPQRHSKNNNDLAFFTYDEKRKLGYGTQKERLGKDSIKPFDACCLCLKPFIDPLCCQKGHIYCKECILECLLSQKKDIQRKLVAHAAQQKQEKEEEEERLMLQKARELDAFDQQNHGAVPQYNDRNHSQDKNGFHGANSVKVTSYEEEALRTMKAFWLPSATPEAPVKVEAPSASTICPEGKEKLKLKSLFPVYFTEDKSEEKKSSSNDKSFICPSCKVTLTNTLSLVALSSCGHVFCKKCADKFMAVDKVCLVCNKPCKERNLVNVEKGGTGFAAHGDRLEARDFKHLGSGSGLGLVRPAAKT; this comes from the exons ATGCCGCAGAGGCACTCAAAGAACAATAACGATCTCGCCTTTTTCACGTACGATGAGAAGCGTAAGCTCGGATATGGCACGCAGAAGGAGCGGCTCGGCAAGGACTCGATAAAGCCCTTTGATGCATGTTGCCTTTGCTTGAAGCCGTTTATCGATCCCTTGTGTTGCCAGAAAGGCCACATCTACTGTAAAGAGTGCATTCTCGAGTGCCTTCTCTCCCAGAAAAAAGACATTCAAAG AAAGCTAGTTGCCCATGCTGCTCAGCAGAAGCAGGAgaaggaagaggaagaagagagGTTGATGTTGCAGAAAGCCAGGGAGCTTGATGCATTTGATCAGCAAAACCATGGTGCTGTACCACAGTACAATGATAGAAATCATAGCCAAGACAAGAATGGCTTCCATGGGGCAAATAGTGTGAAAGTCACATCTTACGAAGAGGAAGCCCTCCGAACAATGAAAGCATTTTGGCTGCCTTCTGCTACCCCTGAGGCTCCTGTTAAGGTTGAGGCCCCCTCCGCTAGCACAATATGTCCAGAAGGCAAGGAGAAACTGAAGCTGAAATCCCTCTTCCCTGTCTACTTCACCGAAGACAAGAGTGAAGAGAAGAAATCCAGTTCTAATGATAAGTCTTTTATCTGCCCCAGCTGCAAGGTTACCTTGACCAACACATTGTCCCTCGTGGCCCTTAGCTCTTGTGGGCATGTCTTCTGCAAGAAATGTGCTGACAAGTTTATGGCCGTTGATAAGGTTTGTTTGGTGTGCAATAAGCCATGTAAAGAGAGAAACCTGGTGAATGTGGAAAAAGGAGGGACAGGGTTTGCTGCCCATGGTGATCGACTGGAAGCAAGAGACTTCAAGCATTTGGGTAGTGGTTCGGGATTGGGGCTGGTGAGACCTGCAGCCAAGACATAA